Proteins encoded within one genomic window of Paraglaciecola psychrophila 170:
- a CDS encoding GNAT family N-acetyltransferase — MNKGVNKLGKINIRVAKLQDVSSLVKFNQLMAWETEQKKLDEDTLSKGVSALIIDDTKGFYLVAEQNDEVVGSLMVTTEWSDWRNAVFWWVQSVYITPDFRRQGIYAQLYAQVKALAEQQQNVCGFRLYVEKENLIAQKTYESLGMHPTHYLMYEE; from the coding sequence ATGAATAAAGGTGTAAATAAATTGGGAAAAATTAATATACGGGTTGCTAAGCTCCAAGATGTATCGTCGTTGGTGAAGTTTAATCAACTAATGGCTTGGGAAACCGAACAAAAAAAGTTAGACGAGGACACTTTATCTAAGGGTGTGTCAGCTTTAATTATTGATGATACTAAAGGTTTTTATTTGGTTGCTGAACAAAATGATGAAGTGGTGGGTAGTTTAATGGTAACCACTGAGTGGAGTGATTGGCGCAATGCTGTTTTTTGGTGGGTTCAAAGTGTCTATATTACACCAGACTTTAGGCGCCAAGGTATTTATGCACAGTTGTATGCCCAAGTTAAAGCGTTGGCTGAGCAACAACAGAATGTATGTGGTTTTAGGTTATACGTAGAAAAAGAAAACCTAATCGCCCAGAAAACGTATGAGTCTTTGGGTATGCATCCAACCCATTATTTGATGTACGAAGAATAA
- a CDS encoding Fe(3+) ABC transporter substrate-binding protein → MKNINFCMLVITTMLSTSIMAEQVNLYSARKEALIKPLLDKFTQQTGITVNLVTGKADNLITRLKSEGKYSPADLLLTTDVGRLYRAKEQGLTQAISVSPAIAALPNNFRDEQGHWLGLSLRARPMMVSVDRVNTQTIANVEDLISPEWKGRVCIRSSSNIYNQSMVAALIAQLGESAAQEWVNGLVNNFARPPQGGDRDQIKAVAAGLCDVAIANTYYLAGMLSSEDKTTQQQAKKVKVIWPNQAGRGTHINISGVALAKSAPNKDAALKLIDFLLSNESQLWYATTNHEYPILANIAWSDLLESFGTFKTEQVPLGQLGELNAAAVKMMDRAGWK, encoded by the coding sequence TTGAAAAATATCAATTTCTGTATGCTTGTTATCACCACTATGCTGTCTACATCCATTATGGCAGAACAAGTAAACTTGTATTCAGCGCGCAAAGAAGCGTTAATAAAACCGTTGTTAGATAAATTTACTCAACAAACGGGCATTACAGTCAATTTAGTCACTGGCAAGGCGGATAACCTTATCACTCGTTTAAAGAGTGAAGGCAAATATAGCCCTGCAGATTTATTATTAACAACAGATGTAGGTCGTTTATATCGTGCTAAAGAACAAGGGTTAACACAGGCTATATCAGTGTCCCCCGCAATTGCTGCATTGCCTAATAACTTTCGTGACGAGCAGGGGCATTGGTTAGGATTATCATTACGGGCTAGGCCAATGATGGTGTCAGTTGATAGAGTTAATACCCAAACTATTGCCAACGTAGAAGACTTAATTAGCCCAGAATGGAAAGGGCGGGTGTGTATTCGCAGTTCTAGCAATATTTATAATCAATCTATGGTGGCAGCATTAATCGCGCAGTTAGGCGAGTCTGCTGCTCAGGAATGGGTGAATGGTTTGGTTAATAATTTTGCTCGCCCTCCACAAGGTGGGGACAGAGACCAGATTAAAGCCGTAGCAGCAGGCCTTTGTGATGTCGCTATTGCTAACACTTATTACCTTGCAGGAATGTTGAGTTCTGAAGATAAAACAACCCAGCAGCAAGCTAAAAAAGTAAAAGTTATTTGGCCAAATCAAGCTGGCCGTGGCACTCACATCAATATATCTGGCGTAGCTTTAGCAAAAAGTGCCCCAAACAAGGACGCAGCGCTCAAGTTAATCGATTTTTTACTCAGTAATGAGTCACAACTATGGTACGCCACTACCAACCACGAATACCCCATTTTAGCTAATATTGCTTGGAGTGATCTACTTGAGTCTTTCGGCACATTCAAGACTGAACAAGTTCCCCTAGGTCAACTAGGTGAGTTAAATGCAGCAGCGGTTAAGATGATGGATCGTGCCGGGTGGAAGTGA
- a CDS encoding sensor histidine kinase, translated as MQLGSLRQLTLISFVVVLVPLALLVGYSQIKLSEIGQIATNEAEYSVNTVRRVSKMEGLSVDIERLVRQYHIVKKDALKPLIGKSSQRFTEFQIPVCEKLTEKTNCSNLTERVDWINQYSGTDDQLLLDAQLAEFKQNLYDLSAQVDSSLDRRIQDQQIYVSSVQQTQFWLTACLLGASFILIALGSKAILKPVSRLERIITAMSRQEDILPEIATSGPKELIVLEQKLHRLAGRLIQLENLRHALLRHASHELKTPLASIKEGCSLLTEQVVGPLNTDQEEVLSLLNSSTDRLNLLIVQLLDYNLLLQQAKPVFSKINSERFFNEFVTENSLAIKQHDNQIDMKLELATVFADQTLFRRILDNLVSNAIAHGSKGSPINIRLYQKGNMQVLDFANRGQQIDMDQRHILFQPFSRGEGVRNDRVTGSGLGLSIVADCARMMFGKAEMVEVDYADVCIRVQIPGKEASI; from the coding sequence ATGCAACTAGGCTCATTACGGCAATTAACACTTATTAGTTTTGTCGTTGTACTTGTGCCTTTGGCATTGCTGGTCGGCTACAGCCAAATTAAGTTAAGCGAAATAGGTCAAATTGCCACTAATGAAGCTGAATATTCGGTCAATACTGTTAGACGCGTCAGTAAAATGGAAGGCCTATCGGTTGATATTGAGCGACTCGTGCGCCAATACCATATTGTAAAGAAGGACGCGCTGAAACCCTTAATCGGAAAATCATCTCAGCGCTTTACCGAATTCCAAATACCTGTTTGCGAGAAGCTGACAGAAAAGACAAACTGTAGTAATTTAACTGAGCGTGTTGATTGGATTAACCAATATTCGGGTACTGACGACCAGTTGTTACTGGATGCACAATTAGCTGAATTTAAACAAAACCTATATGACTTATCGGCTCAAGTAGATAGCAGTCTTGACCGAAGGATCCAAGATCAACAAATATATGTGAGTTCGGTACAACAAACACAATTTTGGTTAACAGCCTGTTTATTAGGTGCTTCATTTATATTAATTGCACTCGGTTCCAAGGCGATATTAAAACCTGTCTCTAGACTTGAGCGCATTATTACCGCCATGTCGAGGCAGGAAGATATATTACCGGAAATTGCCACGTCAGGTCCAAAAGAACTAATTGTATTAGAGCAAAAATTACACCGATTAGCAGGTCGCTTAATTCAATTAGAAAATTTACGACATGCTTTATTGCGTCATGCATCCCATGAGTTAAAAACGCCCTTGGCAAGTATCAAAGAAGGCTGCTCATTGTTGACTGAGCAAGTTGTAGGCCCTCTGAATACAGACCAAGAAGAGGTGTTATCACTTCTAAACAGCAGCACGGACAGATTAAATTTACTTATTGTGCAACTGCTTGATTACAATTTGTTGCTACAACAAGCTAAGCCAGTGTTTTCAAAAATCAACAGTGAACGTTTTTTTAATGAATTTGTGACAGAAAACAGTTTGGCGATTAAACAGCATGATAATCAGATAGATATGAAATTAGAATTAGCCACCGTTTTTGCTGATCAAACGTTGTTTAGAAGGATTTTGGATAACTTGGTGTCAAATGCCATTGCTCACGGCAGTAAAGGCAGTCCGATTAATATTAGACTCTATCAGAAAGGTAACATGCAGGTTTTAGATTTTGCTAATCGCGGTCAACAAATTGATATGGATCAACGGCATATTCTATTTCAGCCTTTTAGTCGTGGTGAGGGCGTGCGAAATGATAGGGTAACAGGCTCTGGACTTGGATTATCCATCGTTGCCGATTGCGCCAGAATGATGTTTGGCAAAGCTGAAATGGTTGAAGTGGATTATGCAGACGTGTGTATTCGTGTGCAGATCCCAGGTAAAGAAGCGAGTATATGA
- a CDS encoding ATP-binding protein, which translates to MVISAESRPHENALAIRIKDSGKGFEQGHISKLEDVEKSYGRGISLVKELCESVEYTNKGNTVDVIFKI; encoded by the coding sequence ATTGTTATTTCTGCAGAGTCTCGACCTCATGAAAACGCTCTGGCAATCAGAATTAAAGATTCAGGCAAAGGCTTTGAACAGGGACATATATCAAAACTGGAAGATGTTGAAAAAAGTTACGGACGTGGCATTTCGCTGGTAAAAGAGTTGTGCGAATCAGTTGAGTACACGAACAAAGGCAATACAGTAGATGTCATTTTTAAAATTTAA
- a CDS encoding sigma 54-interacting transcriptional regulator, with product MNQLNTSDPNVLLVDDDESLLRLMAIRLKGEGYNVQSAGGGKEALRLINTQNFDVVLSDLRMPGLDGLNLFEEIMALGKDVPVILMTAHGTIQDAVEATQRGVFGFLTKPIDHDELRSLMKKAVSQSQGAQNGQWCEKIITRSMQMEQLLDQAYRVAKRDVSVLISGASGTGKELLASAIHKASKRVDKAFVAINCGALPENLLESELFGHAKGSFTGAVNEHNGLFREADGGTLFLDEIGDMPIPLQVKLLRALQEQTIRPVGSSKQIPIDVRVISATHKNLNKEMELGNFREDLYYRLNVVNITLPTLRERSEDIPLLARHLLKTSAERHQVKVNRFSDDAMQLLTTCLWPGNVRQLVNVVEQCVALTQTPIIASHLVEQALSASEQKWPTLTEARDAFEQKYLLRLLKMTDGNVTRAAELAGRNRTDMHKLIKKHDLHSVDFKRD from the coding sequence ATGAATCAGTTGAATACATCAGATCCTAATGTTCTGTTGGTTGATGATGATGAAAGTTTATTACGCTTAATGGCCATTAGGTTGAAAGGTGAAGGTTACAATGTTCAAAGTGCTGGCGGCGGTAAAGAGGCATTAAGGTTAATCAACACCCAAAATTTTGACGTGGTATTGAGTGATTTGCGGATGCCAGGATTAGACGGTTTAAACCTTTTTGAAGAAATTATGGCACTTGGAAAAGATGTGCCTGTTATTTTAATGACCGCTCACGGCACTATTCAAGATGCTGTTGAAGCGACACAAAGAGGTGTATTCGGTTTTTTGACTAAACCCATAGATCATGATGAATTACGCAGTTTGATGAAAAAAGCGGTGAGTCAAAGCCAAGGAGCGCAAAATGGACAGTGGTGTGAAAAAATCATTACCCGTTCGATGCAAATGGAACAACTGCTTGATCAAGCTTACCGTGTTGCCAAGCGCGATGTTAGCGTGTTAATAAGCGGTGCCAGTGGCACCGGAAAAGAACTTTTGGCCAGTGCCATTCATAAAGCCAGTAAAAGAGTGGATAAAGCTTTTGTAGCGATCAACTGCGGGGCTTTACCAGAAAACTTGCTCGAATCTGAACTGTTTGGTCATGCTAAAGGTTCATTTACAGGGGCGGTTAATGAACATAATGGACTCTTTAGAGAAGCCGATGGTGGTACTTTATTTTTAGATGAAATTGGCGATATGCCCATCCCGCTTCAAGTTAAGTTACTTAGAGCACTGCAAGAACAAACTATCCGTCCCGTGGGCAGCAGTAAACAAATTCCAATTGATGTGAGAGTTATATCCGCGACCCATAAAAACCTCAATAAAGAAATGGAGCTGGGCAATTTCAGAGAAGATTTGTATTACCGACTCAATGTAGTGAATATCACTTTACCTACACTAAGAGAACGCTCTGAAGATATCCCATTACTAGCACGCCACTTGTTAAAAACGAGCGCAGAACGCCATCAGGTTAAGGTTAATCGTTTTTCTGATGATGCAATGCAACTCCTGACTACTTGTTTGTGGCCAGGTAACGTTCGGCAGCTCGTTAACGTGGTTGAACAATGTGTCGCCCTAACTCAAACTCCCATTATTGCATCACATTTAGTTGAACAAGCTTTATCTGCATCAGAGCAGAAATGGCCAACTTTGACAGAAGCAAGGGATGCCTTTGAGCAAAAATATTTATTGAGGTTGCTTAAAATGACGGATGGTAATGTGACTCGGGCAGCAGAATTAGCCGGAAGAAATCGAACTGATATGCACAAACTGATAAAAAAACATGATCTTCACTCGGTCGATTTTAAGCGAGATTAA
- a CDS encoding ABC transporter ATP-binding protein, whose product MLSLNNVSVAYQKTQAVQNVTFELGVGQIGCLLGPSGCGKTSLLRAVAGFEKIAEGQISLRQQLVSAKHSHVEPEKRRVAVVFQDYALFPHLTVAQNIAFGLHEYTRAQKFQRVTELLMLVGLPGYERRYPHALSGGQQQRVALARAMAAKPDLLLLDEPFSSLDAELRDDLAKELRVILKHENTTALMVTHDQNEAFAMADVIGVMDQGRLMQWTDAYALYHRPVNRFVASFVGDGVFLSATIDNNIKLNSGLGVFPINPESGFKQGDKVVFLVRPDDIIHDDESETLAKVVDRSFQGSHILYQLELQHVGHARVLCLALSHHDHQLNELIGIRLDLEHLIVFKDNGDVA is encoded by the coding sequence ATGTTAAGTCTCAATAATGTATCTGTTGCTTACCAAAAAACCCAAGCCGTTCAAAACGTTACTTTTGAATTAGGCGTTGGGCAAATAGGTTGTTTATTAGGGCCATCAGGATGTGGTAAAACCTCCCTCCTTCGAGCAGTGGCGGGATTTGAAAAGATAGCAGAAGGACAAATTTCACTACGTCAACAGCTGGTTAGTGCTAAGCATAGTCATGTTGAGCCTGAAAAGCGCCGTGTCGCAGTAGTGTTTCAAGATTACGCGTTGTTTCCTCATTTAACAGTTGCCCAAAATATTGCTTTTGGTTTACATGAATATACCCGCGCCCAAAAGTTCCAGCGAGTAACTGAGTTGCTGATGTTAGTAGGATTACCCGGATACGAAAGAAGATATCCTCATGCTTTATCAGGAGGCCAGCAACAGCGTGTTGCTTTAGCGAGAGCAATGGCTGCTAAACCCGATTTATTATTGTTAGATGAACCCTTTTCTAGTTTAGATGCAGAGTTAAGAGATGATCTTGCTAAAGAGCTTCGAGTCATTTTAAAACACGAAAATACCACGGCACTTATGGTGACTCACGATCAAAATGAAGCGTTTGCGATGGCTGATGTAATCGGGGTTATGGATCAAGGGCGTTTAATGCAATGGACCGATGCTTACGCGCTTTACCATCGCCCGGTAAATCGTTTTGTGGCGTCCTTTGTGGGTGATGGCGTGTTCTTGTCTGCAACGATAGATAACAACATTAAGTTAAATAGCGGTTTAGGGGTGTTTCCTATTAATCCTGAGAGTGGATTTAAGCAGGGTGATAAGGTGGTGTTTTTAGTTCGTCCAGACGATATCATTCATGATGATGAAAGTGAAACCTTAGCAAAAGTAGTGGATAGGTCGTTTCAAGGCTCTCATATTTTGTACCAACTAGAATTGCAACATGTTGGTCACGCTAGGGTATTGTGTTTGGCTCTTAGTCATCATGATCACCAATTGAATGAACTGATCGGAATTCGTTTAGACTTGGAACATCTTATTGTATTTAAAGATAATGGTGATGTTGCATGA
- a CDS encoding EF-hand domain-containing protein, translating to MKKTNYIVPFVFIAASMQLFISASVRADNELIEKLDLDKDGQITIKEAVAHPAVLALFGKIDTDGNGKISSTELAKIKVALPEEKIMSKSE from the coding sequence ATGAAAAAGACTAATTATATTGTTCCATTTGTGTTTATTGCTGCATCTATGCAATTGTTTATATCAGCATCTGTAAGGGCTGATAATGAATTGATAGAAAAACTTGATTTGGATAAAGACGGTCAAATCACGATTAAAGAAGCGGTTGCACATCCTGCTGTACTTGCCTTATTTGGGAAAATTGATACAGATGGCAACGGAAAGATAAGTTCAACTGAACTAGCCAAAATTAAAGTGGCTCTGCCCGAAGAAAAAATCATGAGTAAGTCTGAATAA
- a CDS encoding ABC transporter permease: MKFINWLYSWFNPWFVSITLGCIILAAPVGLVFVSVFFPQTEIWQHLYSTVLSDYIVNSLLLAFGVGFLVILIGTVLAWCIARYEFAGRKQLQWLILLPMAMPAYIIAYTYTGLLDFAGPLQTLLRDTFHWQYGDYYFPDIRSLPGAIIMLSLVLYPYVYMLARTAFSEQPASLEEVSRSLGISPSKHLFKVVLPLARPAILMGAALAMMEAFADYGTVQYFGLSTFTTGIFRTWFGLGNGIAAAQLAAMLTSFVVLLLILEYLSRRKVSYYFQGQKTNQVNRQKLSGRKAFWVPFLCVIPVFFGFMLPVLQLLKWASMTYSKQLTSEFWLLLWNSFYLAAIAAITAVILALIFAYGKRLNPIKPIQILVGVVNLGYAVPGTVIAIGAMISLSWLDIKLNTLTENWFDVSVGLIFSGSLFALILVYSSRFLAVAMHNIDTGLSRVKPSMDDASRSLGYKPLQVLRVIHVPLMKTSVLSALLLVFVDVLKELPATLILRPFNFNTLAVRAFELASDERLMDAALPALAIVSVGILPVILLTLLMDKPSQQSSQVN, encoded by the coding sequence ATGAAATTCATAAACTGGCTTTATAGCTGGTTCAATCCTTGGTTTGTCAGTATCACCTTAGGCTGTATTATCCTTGCGGCGCCAGTAGGCCTTGTTTTTGTAAGTGTTTTTTTCCCGCAAACTGAAATATGGCAACATCTATATTCAACCGTTTTGTCTGATTATATTGTTAACTCTCTGTTATTAGCCTTTGGCGTTGGCTTCTTAGTGATTTTGATTGGTACTGTCTTAGCCTGGTGTATTGCTAGGTATGAATTTGCAGGCCGAAAACAATTACAATGGTTGATTTTGCTACCAATGGCGATGCCCGCGTACATTATTGCTTACACCTACACAGGTTTGTTGGACTTTGCAGGTCCTTTGCAAACATTATTAAGAGATACATTCCACTGGCAATATGGCGATTATTATTTTCCTGATATTCGCTCCCTGCCAGGCGCTATAATTATGTTGTCCCTGGTGCTTTATCCATATGTATACATGTTAGCGAGAACTGCTTTTAGTGAACAACCAGCAAGCCTTGAAGAGGTATCACGAAGCCTAGGTATATCCCCCAGTAAACACTTGTTTAAGGTAGTGTTACCCCTGGCGCGACCCGCTATTTTAATGGGCGCAGCTCTGGCTATGATGGAGGCATTTGCAGATTATGGAACAGTACAATATTTTGGCCTGAGTACTTTTACTACCGGTATTTTTAGAACTTGGTTCGGCTTAGGTAATGGTATTGCCGCGGCGCAATTAGCTGCTATGTTAACCAGTTTTGTAGTGTTGCTACTGATCCTTGAATATCTGTCTAGGCGAAAGGTTAGCTATTATTTTCAAGGACAAAAAACTAATCAAGTTAACAGGCAAAAATTAAGCGGTAGAAAAGCGTTTTGGGTGCCATTTTTATGTGTGATACCGGTGTTTTTTGGTTTTATGCTACCCGTTCTGCAATTGTTGAAATGGGCATCAATGACGTATTCCAAACAACTCACTAGTGAATTTTGGTTATTATTATGGAATAGTTTTTATTTAGCCGCTATTGCAGCCATCACCGCAGTGATATTGGCACTTATCTTTGCTTATGGAAAACGCCTTAATCCTATTAAGCCGATACAAATTCTAGTGGGCGTGGTTAATTTAGGATATGCAGTGCCCGGAACTGTGATTGCTATCGGCGCCATGATTTCACTGAGTTGGTTGGATATAAAATTAAATACTCTGACTGAAAACTGGTTTGACGTGAGTGTTGGCTTAATATTTTCAGGTTCATTGTTTGCTCTGATTTTAGTTTACAGCAGTCGCTTTTTAGCTGTCGCTATGCACAATATCGATACAGGCTTGTCTAGAGTCAAACCAAGTATGGATGATGCTTCTCGTTCCTTAGGGTATAAACCTTTACAAGTCCTCAGAGTTATTCACGTGCCTTTAATGAAAACCAGTGTACTTAGTGCCTTATTATTAGTATTTGTGGATGTGTTAAAAGAACTTCCTGCTACCTTAATTTTACGTCCATTTAATTTTAATACTTTGGCAGTCAGAGCATTTGAGCTTGCTTCAGACGAACGTCTTATGGACGCTGCGCTCCCTGCTTTAGCCATTGTCAGTGTTGGTATATTACCTGTTATTTTGTTGACCTTGTTAATGGACAAACCCAGTCAACAAAGTTCACAAGTCAATTAA
- a CDS encoding tellurite resistance TerB family protein, translating into MINSIQEWFKDQLETDNNDTQHTIELATAVLLYEVMRADHKFEQLEQNSYRNQLKNHFSLSGTELEILCKLSQSKADDAADYQQFTRVINDIYGADEKRAVLDSLWSVAYADHELSPDEDYTIRKIADLLYIPHSQFIQSKLSIKPD; encoded by the coding sequence ATGATTAACAGTATCCAAGAGTGGTTTAAAGATCAATTAGAAACAGATAACAATGATACTCAACATACGATCGAATTGGCGACAGCTGTGTTGTTATATGAGGTAATGCGTGCGGATCATAAGTTTGAACAATTAGAGCAAAATAGTTATCGCAACCAGCTTAAGAATCATTTTTCTTTGAGTGGTACTGAGCTTGAAATCCTTTGCAAGTTGAGTCAATCCAAAGCGGACGATGCGGCAGATTATCAGCAGTTTACAAGAGTCATCAATGATATTTATGGCGCAGACGAGAAAAGGGCTGTGCTTGATTCATTATGGTCAGTGGCATACGCTGACCATGAACTTAGCCCTGATGAAGATTACACCATCAGAAAAATAGCCGATTTACTTTACATACCTCATAGCCAATTTATACAAAGTAAATTGTCAATTAAGCCTGATTAA
- a CDS encoding NAD(P)/FAD-dependent oxidoreductase — translation MKVAIVGAGFTGCLLANFLNSESMDISIFEKSRGCGGRASTKQTDWGQCDLGASIVPAQKVDFIDFMQDLCDQKIVSQWPQNIFLANQKTDIHQPLENVVSDTKHFVFNSKMNAACRHWIKKANLHTNHLISQIRFIIDKGWQLKSNDVWQTALFDKVVLTAPWPQTQALIEQSELPIKLPDASQSWTSCWSIGLKLNHSVANNIDLVYLDDQSIQTLVRDSSKPLRPHVMPSEAAGQSEIWVAQLANVLSDDLGKSGREKAISIAIKRFCELFDLSDKSISNTYAHYWRYAKPCIGQSPLGILSQQEYGLYVGGDWSFGATIESAYEAALTLSQAIITGE, via the coding sequence ATGAAAGTGGCTATTGTAGGTGCCGGGTTTACAGGTTGTTTGTTGGCAAATTTTCTCAACTCAGAAAGTATGGATATCAGTATTTTTGAAAAATCACGAGGCTGTGGTGGACGAGCTAGCACCAAACAAACTGACTGGGGACAGTGTGATTTAGGAGCTAGCATTGTACCTGCCCAGAAAGTCGACTTTATAGATTTTATGCAAGACTTATGTGACCAAAAAATTGTCAGTCAATGGCCTCAGAACATATTTTTAGCGAATCAAAAGACTGACATTCATCAACCATTAGAAAATGTTGTCAGTGACACAAAACATTTTGTGTTTAACAGCAAGATGAACGCCGCATGTCGACATTGGATAAAAAAAGCTAATTTACACACAAACCATTTAATCAGTCAAATTCGCTTCATTATTGACAAGGGATGGCAGCTAAAATCAAACGATGTCTGGCAGACTGCGTTGTTTGATAAAGTCGTATTAACTGCTCCTTGGCCACAAACCCAGGCATTAATTGAACAATCTGAGTTGCCGATAAAACTACCTGATGCATCTCAATCTTGGACAAGTTGTTGGTCGATTGGCTTAAAATTAAACCATTCAGTCGCTAATAATATTGATTTAGTGTACCTAGATGATCAATCTATACAGACCTTAGTGCGTGATTCAAGCAAACCATTAAGACCTCATGTCATGCCTTCAGAAGCGGCAGGACAGAGTGAAATATGGGTGGCGCAACTGGCTAACGTATTGTCAGATGACTTAGGAAAGTCTGGCAGAGAGAAGGCGATATCTATTGCGATAAAAAGATTTTGTGAGCTGTTTGATTTATCTGATAAGTCAATATCTAATACCTATGCGCACTATTGGCGCTATGCTAAACCTTGCATTGGGCAATCGCCCTTGGGTATTTTGAGTCAGCAGGAATACGGATTATATGTTGGGGGTGATTGGAGCTTTGGGGCCACTATTGAGTCAGCTTATGAAGCGGCTCTCACACTTAGTCAAGCAATAATAACGGGAGAGTAA